The following are encoded in a window of Impatiens glandulifera chromosome 5, dImpGla2.1, whole genome shotgun sequence genomic DNA:
- the LOC124939049 gene encoding very-long-chain aldehyde decarbonylase GL1-9-like yields the protein MVFWEGYMSDESMGIFAPIVVYWLYAGFYQALPPLEKYRLHSKNEEDEKNLVSLASVVKGVLLQQIVQAVVAYLLFLATPNNSAQEETQSSVLEQMVRFCVAMVVLDAWQYFVHRFVMHHNKFMYRYVHSQHHRLIVPYAIGALYSHPLEGLLDTISGAIAFLVSGMNARTSVYFFCFSMMKTIDDHCGLWLPANIFHLFFENNSAYHDIHHQIHGFKYNYASMFFPFWDKLLGTHMPYSLVKRPRGGFEAKPLLKKH from the exons ATGGTATTTTGGGAAGGGTACATGAGTGATGAATCGATGGGAATATTTGCACCAATCGTGGTGTACTGGTTGTACGCCGGTTTTTATCAGGCACTGCCTCCTCTAGAGAAGTATCGCCTACACTCGAAGAATGAGGAAGATGAGAAGAACTTGGTCTCTTTGGCCTCCGTTGTTAAGGGTGTTCTTCTTCAACAGATTGTTCAAGCAGTTGTTGCTTATTTGCTCTTTCTG GCAACACCAAATAATTCAGCTCAAGAAGAAACTCAATCATCGGTCCTTGAACAAATGGTTCGGTTTTGCGTAGCAATGGTGGTGTTGGACGCTTGGCAATATTTTGTACACCGATTTGTGATGCACCATAACAAGTTCATGTATCGTTATGTCCATTCTCAACACCATAGGTTAATTGTACCTTATGCAATTGGTGCCCTTTATAGCCACCCTTTGGAAGGACTTCTAGACACAATTTCTGGAGCTATTGCTTTCCTTGTTTCAGGAATGAATGCTCGAACTtctgtttatttcttttgtttttctatGATGAAGACAATTGATGATCATTGTGGATTATGGTTGCCTGCTAATATCTTCCACCTCTTTTTCGAGAACAATAGTGCTTATCACGATATTCATCATCAAATCCATGGATTTAAATACAACTATGCTTCTATGTTTTTCCCTTTTTGGGATAAACTTCTTGGAACCCACATGCCTTATAGTCTTGTAAAGCGACCACGAGGAGGTTTTGAGGCTAAACCACTACtcaaaaaacattaa